ACCGGGCCGGGCGCCGGGGCCGCCGCGCCGGCGCGGTAGGTGTCGCCCTGTGTGTAGGGGTCCTCGCCGACCGAGAAGGCCTGGGTGTGGCCCGGGTTGTTCGCTGCGTACGGGTCGTGCGGACCCTGCGGGCCGGCTGGGTACGCGCCGTCGCCGAAGTACTCCGGCTCGCCCTGGCCGCCGTAGCCGCCGCCGTGCCCGGCGTTCGGCTGCGGCCACGTGGGCCCGCCGCCGTTGCCGTACGGCTGCTGCCGCGGGTACGGCTGCGGCGCCGGCGGGGAGCCGTACGGCGGTCCCTGCGGCGTCTGCTGCCCGTACGGAGGGTTGTGCGGTCGCGTCTGAGGAGCGCCGTTGTTCCGGCCGCGTCCGATCCTGAATCCAGCCACGTCTTCGAACGTACCTGGTCCCCGGCGGTGGTGTGCCGGGCCCGGGCTTCCGGGCCCGGCTTTGCGGCCGAGCTGTGACATCCCTTAAGGGGAAGGGGCTTTGGGTGTCCGTGGGGTGTCAGGGTTCGGCCGTACGGGCCATGTCCTGGGCCCTGTCCCGGGCCATCGGGGGCGGGCCATGCCCCGGGCCATGTCCCGGGCCATCGGGGCGGGCCACGGCCCGGGCCCTGTCCCCGGCCATCTAGGCCGACCGCGGGGCATCGCCTCCGGGACGGCCCGTGTAGCCCCCCGGTCGGGCCCGGCCAGGCCCGGCCAGCCCCGTTCAGCCCCCGTCAGTCCGCGAAACCGCCGCCCAGCTCCGGCAGGGTGATCGCGCCGGTCTTCGTCGGGACCGTGCTCGTGCCGCGCATGAGGAGCGCGCCGCCCGCCGCGCCCACGGCGAGGTCCGCCCGGCCGTCGGCGGTCAGGTCGCGCAGGCGGAGGGTGTAGCCGAAGGCGGCGTGGGAGTCGGCGGGGCCGAGCACCGTCTGGGCGATCCACGAGGAGCGCGCGCCGCTGAGGCCGCCGGAGCCGCCGCGGAAGACGTGGACGCCGCCCTGGTCCTCCTCGCCGTCGACGTCCTCGTGCGGAACGCCCACCGCGAGGTCCGCGTAGCCGTCGCCGTTGGTGTCGGCGGCCGAGATCGCGTAGCCGAAGTTGTCGTCGGCCTCGGGGCTGCCGGAGACGCCGGAGGTGGCCTGGGTGAGGGTGACCGATGTGCCCGGGCCCGACGACGTGCCGCGCCAGATCGTGACCGCGCCCTTGCCCTTGTCCTTGTCGGGCACGCCGAGCGCGATGTCGCCGTAGCCGTTCTTGTCGAAGTCGCCGATGACGGGGCTCGGGTAGAGGCCCTCCTGCCGGTCGCTGAGGGTCTTGGAGGCGCCCGAGGCGAGGCCGGAGGAGGTGCCCTTGAGGTACCAGGCGCGCTCGCGGATCTGGCTGTCGTTGATCTCCGTGCCGATCACGACCAGGTCGGTCTTGCCGTCCCCGTCGACCTTTCCGGCGGCGAGGGCGGTGGAGGACCAGCCGCCGGAGCTCTTGTCGATCTTGCTGACCTTGCCGGTGGTGCCCGACTTGGTGAAGGGGCCGCGGTACAGCCACGCCTCCTCGCCGCCGATCACGGCCAGGTCCGGGGAGCCGTCGCCGGTGAAGTCGCCGGTCGCCAGGTCGCGGCCGAAGTGGCCGGCCGCGCCGCCGACGGGGGCGATGTTGGTGCCGCCGGACAGGCCGGACTTCGAGCCCCACA
The Streptomyces tuirus genome window above contains:
- a CDS encoding FG-GAP and VCBS repeat-containing protein; protein product: MRRSTSTALVAALLATGLTPVFLTGPAAAAVAKHYDDFNGDGRRDLAYGGYNDVDREGGTITVVYGTATGLDTAHPKYLHQDSAGVPGSGEEDDQFGASLASADLNKDGYADLVVGNPTEHVGSDDYRGTVTVLWGSKSGLSGGTNIAPVGGAAGHFGRDLATGDFTGDGSPDLAVIGGEEAWLYRGPFTKSGTTGKVSKIDKSSGGWSSTALAAGKVDGDGKTDLVVIGTEINDSQIRERAWYLKGTSSGLASGASKTLSDRQEGLYPSPVIGDFDKNGYGDIALGVPDKDKGKGAVTIWRGTSSGPGTSVTLTQATSGVSGSPEADDNFGYAISAADTNGDGYADLAVGVPHEDVDGEEDQGGVHVFRGGSGGLSGARSSWIAQTVLGPADSHAAFGYTLRLRDLTADGRADLAVGAAGGALLMRGTSTVPTKTGAITLPELGGGFAD